The sequence GCTGTTGATATTTTGAGGGGTGAGCCAGTCGATAAGTTTATTAGCAATTTTGAAGGAACCAACCCGATTCCAGTCCAGCAACCAAAGAGTTCCTCCGGGTTTAATAATCTTGCTGAAATTTTCCAGTACACGGGATTGATTGGTATAATAATGAAAGGAGTTCAGGCAGATAATTTGAGAAAATGAATCTTTATCAAAAGGTAACTCTTCCGAATAGTAGCTGGTAAACTCAACCTCATCCCGATATCTCAATCGGTATTTTGCGCGTTCCTGCATATTAGAAGAGGGGTCATTTAGCACCAATCGTTCAAACGGGCCAAACTTCTCCAGTATCTCCTGCGCCAACAGCCCGGTTCCGGCACTGCTATCTAAAATTTCATCACTTGAAGAGAGCTCTATTTTATCCAGAAATTTTTCATGCGTGTGTTGCAGATACGATTTGTATTGCCTGTCGTACTTTTCGGCAAGCTTGTCGTAATAGTGAACGGTTTTTTCTGATGCAGTATTCAAGAGCATTTGGTGCAAATTTGATTTGCTATCGCTAATGTAGTAACAAGTAAATTAATATAGTGTCAGGATCAATAAATCAATTTAATAGCCCACCTGAGAAGAGGCCACAAAAGCACAAAAACACTAAAAATTTTGTGATTTCGTGTTTTTGTGGCTACCTGATTGGCTATAATTTTGTAAAGATTGTACCACTAACGATCTATGTCCATTTTTTGTTCTGCAAAAAACTCCATTATTCCTCAAATAGTTTCAAAAGCTTCCGATGCAGCCTTAAAAGAACTGATGGAACCGGCCGCAACTTTTTCCTCTAAAACGGGGAGTTCTTTTTCAACTTTTGGATCCTGGAAAAAAGTCTCTTTCAGTTGGCCCTGGATCGCCTCATGCATCCAAAATACAGATTGTTCTTTTCGGTTTGATTCGAAATAGCCATTTTCTTTTGTGAGGGTAAAATACTTTTGAATTTCAGTCCACAACTCTTCAAGCCCAACTCTTTCAAGTGCTGAACAGGTAACGACAGGCGGTTTCCACCCTGACTCGTGGGCGGGAAAAAGGGAGAGTGCATTTTTATACTCCTGCTTCGCCTGGTTTGCTTTCTCAATATTTTTTTCATCCGCTTTGTTAATGGCAATCATATCTGCCATCTCCATAATGCCGCGCTTGATGCCCTGTAACTCATCCCCGGCACCTGCGAGCATCAGCAGCAGAAAAAAATCGACCATCGACTGTACCGTGGTTTCGGATTGGCCCACCCCCACAGTTTCAACAAAAATGATATCGTAACCGGCCGCTTCACAGAGCAAAATTATTTCGCGGGTTTTTCGTGCTACACCACCTAACGTGCCGCCGGTTGGTGAGGGGCGGACATACGCATTTTTATGTGCCGATAATTCCGGCATACGTGTTTTATCACCCAATATACTACCCTTGGATCGGCTGCTGCTGGGATCAACCGTGAGGACTGCCAACTTTTTGCCCTCCTCAAGCAGCTTCTTTCCAAGACTTTCGATAAATGTACTTTTCCCCACTCCCGGCACACCGGTAATTCCAATCCGGATAGAATTTCCCGTATCTTCAAGACAATCTTCGAGGATCTCCTCGCCCAATTTACGGTACTCACCACGAGTGCTTTCAATCAGCGTGATAGCCTGGGAAAGTACGGTTCGATTGCCGGTCTTTATTCCATCCACAAACTCCTTCTTACTCTTCAGGGAACTTTTTTGTGCCCTAAAGTTTGGGTTGATGGAATCGGTAAATTTGGAATTAGATTTTTTGTCGGGTTTTGACATAATGTAAAAAATGGTTTTAAAAATTCTCCCCTTGAGGGGAGTCCGCCTTTAGGCGGGAGGGGTGTAAACGTGTGTATCCGAATTCACGTGAACACCCATCAAATAACTCCGCTGATCGCTCTGTCATTGTCTCCCCAAGGAGACATTATTACATCTTATTTAAAGTACAATCTTTAATACATTCATTTTGCCACTAAAGCACAAAAACACGAAAAGGTACATAGGAATTTAAACTTGATAATTTTTTCATTTTTGTGATTTCATGTTTTTGTGGCGATTCTTAACAAAGTGTTAAATAAAGTGATTTTATGATATTTAAAAGCTCCGAAATTCGATGGTTCTCGACAGGCAAAGAGATGCTGTGGAATTTTTATGTAAATCTGCAGGAGAAAGGTGAGGGTAACAGGGAGCCGGATCGGACCGATTATTATTTGAATTCACACAGCATAAACACGGGAATTAAAATCAGAGAGGGGAATCATGAGCTGAAAGTGAAGTGTGCGGAAGACGAAGAGCTTGATTTTGGGATCATGGAGCATTGGATCAAGTGGAGCAGATCCGAAGAGAAGAATATTCTCAACACGATTGACGATTCTATGCTCGGGGATTGGATATCCGTTAAAAAGAAACGTTTTAAGAAGACATACAAAATCATCAGCCAGGATAAAATTGAAATGAGTAAGGAGGGTTTTCCCGCCGAAGGTTGTGGAGCTGAATTTACCGAGATTCAAATTCAGGGATTGGAAAAACCGTTTTACACTGTTGGACTTGAGGCTTTTAGTTCATCGAGCCGTGAGCGTGATAATTTGTTGAGTTTGATTAATCACCTGGATCTCGATTTTTCATCCTTCGATAAAAAAGATTCATATGGATATCCTGAATTTCTGAAAAGACTTGATCGCAAATCTGAATAACCGCTCGAAACCCGAATATGCTGAAAGATTTAATCATAAAAGCAGAGAGGAGATATGATAAGGTAAAATACAGGGTGAAGAGCAGGCTCAATCTATTTAACGACGTTATCCTGTTTCCATATCGCGGGTTTGGCAACCAGGACGATGCATTTCTTCGAGGGCGCGTGCTTGAGAAGGAGGAGATTATTCACGGTGATAAAGTTGTGCCAAATACGCTCTATTATAACCTGAAGAAAACATGGAAGCGATATGCCAGCGATGAAATTCCGGGCGTGGGTGTGAAGGGTACATTGAATGGAGTAGAGGCAGATTCCGTCAGTGATCATGAAGGCTATTTCGATCTTCATTTTAAAGATCTCCAAGCTATGAATCTTGATGATGGCTGGCATGATGTTGAATTAGAGATTACGCATATGCCGTTTAATCTGGATTTTGAACCGGAAACTATCGGCGAGATTTTCATCTCAAAACAAATAAATCCATTCGGCATAATTTCAGATATCGATGACACGATTATTCACACCGATATTATCAATAAAATTCAAATGGTATTGAATACAATTCGATACGATTCGGAAAATCGGGTGGCTTTTGAGGGGGTTCCCGAACTTTATCGGGCGCTGACCGTTGATAATGAAAATCCGCTTCTTTTTGTATCTGGCAGTTCGTACAACCTGTATGAAATGCTGGATACGTTTTGTCAGCTCAATGGTATTCCCAAAGCACCTTTTATGCTTCGTGATTTGGGATTTGGTCCAAGCCAGTGGATTAGGGAGAGCTCGTATTCTTTCAAAACCAAAAATATTAAAAAGATTCTGGAGGTTTACGATAGGTTGTCATTCATCCTGATTGGCGACAGTGGCGAACAAGACCCGGAGATTTACCTCAATATCCATAGAAAATATCCCGGCCGGGTGAAGGCGATATATATCCGCCATGTACACTCCGATGCCAGAAGGCGGGAGATCGCAGAGATGACAAAAGATCTGGATATTCCCTTTCTGTTGATGGAGGATTCTCATCAAGCGCTGGAGCATGCTGAGAGCAAGGGATGGGTTTCGTGAAAGACATTGTATTTTTTCTTATCAGCAAGCAAACTTGATCAGCAGAAAAATACCTGCCAATTTTTAATCTTTTTAATTGCAAGAAAAATACAATGTCTGATAAGCAAACTTACTCCGCCGGCCCATCCTCAAAACGTTTCCTTAATTTCACAGGCTCATCGGCATCTTTGTTTTTGCGGATTCGCATGTTGACCAGTTCAACTAAAAGCGAGAAAAATACCGCAAAGTAGATGTATCCTTTTGGTACGTGGAACTCAAACGCTTCAATCATCAGCATGAAACCGATCAAGATCAGGAAGGAGAGAGCGAGTACTTCCAGAGCAGGATGTTTTTTGATAAAGCTGCTGATTTTTTCGGCAAAGACAATCATCACACCGATTGCAATGGTGATGGCAATGATCATTAGCAGG comes from Balneolaceae bacterium and encodes:
- a CDS encoding methyltransferase domain-containing protein — translated: MLLNTASEKTVHYYDKLAEKYDRQYKSYLQHTHEKFLDKIELSSSDEILDSSAGTGLLAQEILEKFGPFERLVLNDPSSNMQERAKYRLRYRDEVEFTSYYSEELPFDKDSFSQIICLNSFHYYTNQSRVLENFSKIIKPGGTLWLLDWNRVGSFKIANKLIDWLTPQNINSRTLPELKDLLTENDFDVIEEDTWGYRWWNFLFVRCEFG
- the meaB gene encoding methylmalonyl Co-A mutase-associated GTPase MeaB gives rise to the protein MSKPDKKSNSKFTDSINPNFRAQKSSLKSKKEFVDGIKTGNRTVLSQAITLIESTRGEYRKLGEEILEDCLEDTGNSIRIGITGVPGVGKSTFIESLGKKLLEEGKKLAVLTVDPSSSRSKGSILGDKTRMPELSAHKNAYVRPSPTGGTLGGVARKTREIILLCEAAGYDIIFVETVGVGQSETTVQSMVDFFLLLMLAGAGDELQGIKRGIMEMADMIAINKADEKNIEKANQAKQEYKNALSLFPAHESGWKPPVVTCSALERVGLEELWTEIQKYFTLTKENGYFESNRKEQSVFWMHEAIQGQLKETFFQDPKVEKELPVLEEKVAAGSISSFKAASEAFETI
- a CDS encoding phosphatase domain-containing protein, producing MLKDLIIKAERRYDKVKYRVKSRLNLFNDVILFPYRGFGNQDDAFLRGRVLEKEEIIHGDKVVPNTLYYNLKKTWKRYASDEIPGVGVKGTLNGVEADSVSDHEGYFDLHFKDLQAMNLDDGWHDVELEITHMPFNLDFEPETIGEIFISKQINPFGIISDIDDTIIHTDIINKIQMVLNTIRYDSENRVAFEGVPELYRALTVDNENPLLFVSGSSYNLYEMLDTFCQLNGIPKAPFMLRDLGFGPSQWIRESSYSFKTKNIKKILEVYDRLSFILIGDSGEQDPEIYLNIHRKYPGRVKAIYIRHVHSDARRREIAEMTKDLDIPFLLMEDSHQALEHAESKGWVS